Sequence from the Phragmites australis chromosome 11, lpPhrAust1.1, whole genome shotgun sequence genome:
GTCCTACACCACGCCTGCGCTCGCGCCGACACGCGACGCCAGCGCCAACGCCTTCCTGCACTATCCCGCGCCATGCCCACGCTCGCGCTGACACGCGGTGCCAGCACCAGCGCCCACCCACTTTGGCGCGCCCTCCATCGCGGTGGACGAGCGGTGCTGGGCCCGTGCCAGGCTGGCCCGACAAGACCCATCGTGCCTTTGTGCCAGGCCTGAGCCTAGCTGAAGGTGGCTTGGGCCAGCCTGGCCTAGCACGAACAGTTCCTCGGGCCGTCCTAGCACGGCCAGAAAGGCCTAAGGCCCGAAGGGGCCAGGACGGGCCGGCTCGACCTGGCCTAAGTCCCACCTCTACTTGTGTGTCTGGTCTCAGGCGTGTATCAGGGTGCGTGTGTAGCAAGGCTGACCCCCACGAGTGCCTACGCGTGGCCCCCATAGCCAAGCGCCAAGCAACACCAATATTCAGGCGACATCTTTTGATGGGTCCGCCCGAGTTAGATCTCGCTTATTTAGCGAGTGAGATCTTTACTCGTTGAACGGGTGATAAGTGGTAGCACTAGATTTATAATTACTTGATAGATGATCTACAAGGTGTCGTTTATTTATGGGGTGAGACTTTGGTCTTGCCCGATTAAGAGACGATATTATTGGTTTTTTTAAACGTGtttgaaaatattaaacaataaaaatatataaataaaaaattctccgCTTGGGCGTCCGCAGCTTGCCACCCACACTGGGCCTCCACGTCTCTGCTGGCCTGCCGCACACCCCCAGGCCATCTGGGCCTCATGACACAGCAGCCTGCTAGCCGTGCGCCCCTCCTGGCCGAACCGGCCTGCTCACAGCGCCCAGACGATCTAGCTTCACCTGAGCCCTGCGCACAGTGCTCCAACAGGTCGAGCACCCAACTGAGAAGCATATCCACATGGCCACCAACAGTACcagcatgcttctgttcataaCAGTAACATGCAACATTCTTCTTATTTCATAGCGCACACGTGCATGCAAACTTATAGAATAAAACCTTCATGCCATACGTAATGACGTTATGATCCTTCGCACTACAGATCACGTATCGTAGTATAATTCTTCACCACATTATAGACCTTACAACTCATGTGTACATCTCATAGTTTTGTCCAATTCTGTTTGTCCATTGCAACCCACAAAACTTGTGCCTGCAAAAAATTGGAAACATGCATAATTGGCATCATATTAATAAGTCTACTTCTATTGGAAGAAAAAGACATATATTATGGATCTTTAATCAATGTTGTTTATTCTTCAATAGAAAGTTTGCTTCTTTTGGCATATAAAAATGATTCTTGAtcagaaatatagaaaaatgcAATAAAAATTAGAGATATAAACCAAATAACATGTTCTATATTTTGATGTTGAGATTGTGCTTCCAAATCATTATCAGGGTCAGTTAGCAACTTGTATACCAGTGTCTTGCGTATATTGGGCATGAtgttccaaaaatagtgaattGTTCTCAAATTTTGTCTTCTGAGTTCCATTATAGTTAGAGAATCATAGTGCGAGAAACTCATGTGATGCTAGTTCAGTGAAAGGAAAGCAATTTTCTATGATTGAGTGGTCTAGAGAATATGAAGTCTATAGAATATGTTGAGCGAATTGTTATAGCACTTCGACCTCTGAGATGTTGGTTATGTAAATTGTTCTCTAAATTTTGCAGTTGCTAGCTGGTTGGTTTGGTATATTGGCACAAAGCATGCTTTTGCAATTTTGTACATTTTGTATCTTCTAGTCCTAAGTCTTCGCTATTTTATCTTGCCGTGTAGAAAACATGTAATTCTAAATACAATGACCATATAGCTAGCTAGTGTGACTTTATGGTTGTGGAATACATGCTCAAGTgacaaaatataatataataaaacTCCTAAGAAACTCATGAATTTCCTAGcttataatataaaaaatatatgcattGCATCCCATCAAGATGCCACTGCAGATCCTTTAGATTGCAAATCATCCCATAATCAAGGAAGATGTTTACAATGGCAAGTTCTAATAAATTAAAAGTGTAAAACACATACtttgattcattttctttcctctattgagaatataatatactacacttgatcctAACTTCTCTCCTCTTTAATTTACTGCATAGTTCTTTGcatgagttgatctttattgcaatcattgcatacttgttaattttttctagcaaataataatctagtggtcgattaagtaccatgggaTAGAAGAGGATAACAACTGCCCTGAAACCAGAAGAATAGAGGATGCTCATACTAGAGGGCGTCTCGATACAAGATGGGGCTGATGTAAGTAGGAGGTTGGATAGAAGTCCAAGCCGCacccgtcctcctccgacagcagtgaaagctcgggctcgtatcataGCTCGAGTCCTATTTCGTGTAATTGGGAAAGTCAATGTCAGGAAAGTAGCCCTGACTATGATCCCGCCGAAAAGGTATTGAGATGAGctaatgcattttatacttcttaaatagaggaatatttttttgtttatatcagctcctcttgttttctctctagagggtgcaAAGATTTTCACGTCGATCATCTATATCACAACCTTCTGCTCCCTCTATGCCCAAAACTTCATGCCCTTCTAGGGGTACGCTGAAACAAAGACAGGTCGGATTCCTTAATCCACAATGAATTTTCCAACCTAACTTGATCATGAAGTTGAGGAAAGATGCTATAGAGATTAAGGGGAATAGTAACACGGAGAAAGCAAGCCTCATAAGAAATGATCCAATCACGCAAGCTTGATATATAACATAGAAATGGCTGTGCTAAAAATACAAGACAAGGATTACATCATGccccctacaactttaagtaagtttgATACGTCAATTAGTCCTACAAGTTTACTTTGCACATAACTTAATTGatagatcaagaacctaacataagtatttatgtagcgaccactttatttgtataatgctgatacTGAAGTGGAGCAGACTCGTAGTAGTTGACTCAACCGATCTCTCCCTCGCatcctaccaagatctcatcgacgTTATATAGATGTAAAGAAAATTCTCATTCATAAAAtccttataaattatttatttattaataatTACTTCTTAGTATTCTAATAGGgtctacaagtggtacgtattGAAAGGTGTGAGACATGATACGACCAAGCTGGATGTGATGGTAGTCCgtacacattttttttaataacacacctctaataCTTATATCCCATAATTTATGATGAATAGTactattgaactaacgaatacattACATTTATTTGAAATGCCACAAGCAGGTTTCGACTTCGTTCCTTGTGGATACTATATTTcccagtttcttagggtaaatggGAGGTACACAATGTACTCCGAGGACATAAGTTATTATTGTGCTTatatattcttatttggttatgttttcattgtcagtagtgtttAATTCTTTTAGTTATGTTTTTATTGCAGGCATGGAAGATCAAATGTTCTAACACCTCGCTTACcgacgaagatatccaaaatgtcCAATGTGATTTGTGCCGATTCATCATGCATAAAGTCATCCATAAGAAtcgcatgtttttttttaccacGAAGGTGAATTGACTAGctatccgaggctttgtgagtaggagataaatatttgacttgtgatgtaaaaatatagtaCTTGTGAATGTTATTGtgcttgtgttaaatattagacttATGTTGATTATTGAAATATTGTTAAAATCTGTAATGTAAAAATCAATCTTACAAATATGAtgaaatctggagggaataCAATATATGtctattatgaatttttgaatgaaatacatcACGGGTGGGTCCTTATGTCATCTGTCTGTGATATTCTATCTATCTACAGGCGAATGCTAAAGAGCACCGCTTGTAGAAATTTATTACTAGAGACGGTTTACTTAAAGTATCGCCTGCGAAAATAGATCTtcacatatgttttttttaagaagatCACCTGTAGAAACATATTAACATAAACAGTCCTCTTAAGTAACCGCCAATAAAAATCTATTATGACAGGTGGTTTCGTAAGTAAATCGTATGTGGTAATAGGTTTTCGTAAGTGATCTCTTTTGCGTCTGTAGAAATCGTCTATTTCTATGTAACTTCGATCAGAGGCTAGTGACtaaatacatataaaaaatgGTTACTACACGCCTTCAAAAACTGGTTTCGTAATAgtgaaaacaaagaaaagaaatgaaaatcaAGGTCGTCCCAAGCTACGACAGTACCACATGACAGGAAAGAAAACAGGCGTTCTAGAACGCTAGCTAGCTTGGTGTGTGATTCTATTTGCAGCAGCCACACGTACGCCCGGTCCTATTTCTAGGTAGGATCTGTTTGGTAGTCCGAGTAGAAAAATGCACCCAAACACCTGCAGATTCATTAGTCGTACGCACAATTTTAAGATTGGAGAACTATTTATCGATGGAATTGTCGCGAGCGTCTTACAGATAGAGATAggtagcacggcggcggcacggcttagCTAGATCATCCGGGCGGGAGGGGGAGATCTGACCCTGGATCGATCCCAGGGAGCAAATTCACAGCTGATGCGTGGGGAGGTAGCTGACGATGTGCGTGCGTGTGGAGGAAGGCAGGTCCGCAGGTGGTTGCGTGCTCGCCGTACGGTCAAGGGTGAGCTCAACGGTATGCACGCCCGCAAGAAAGCACAAGGAAACCACCGTATGTTTCCCACTCTTAGGTTGGGGATTTCTAGACGTGTTTTTTTGGCGATCCCAGTGTCCCAAACTAAAAGTTAGTCACGCTtaggaaatttaaatttaatcatgtttcaaaaaatttagttaGCTAAAATTTTTCTATAGTAAACCTAGCTAAAATTTCAATACCCAAAATAGCTGCCCCGATTTTGATAGTCTAAAATTTTGGTTTAGTCTCAAACAAACATTATTTTCTTTACGCCGATTTCAATATAACTCTAATTTTAATGTGGTTAAATTTTAACTTAGCTTCATCAGGCCACAACTAAACAGCCCCCTAAACTCTAATGCCATGGCGACGTAAGCCGTGCGTGCTTGTGTTGAGAGAAATGGTGTAAACGAGCGCCTACCAGCATTATTTGAGCTCCTGACGGTGACATGTTTTCATGCATGCTAGGCAGATGGAACAAAGCTAAGGTGATATGTTTTAAGGTAATTATAGATATAATTATATTAAGTTTATGCTTATGCACTtctaaataatatgttattctaaAAATAACTattatttatattgattagcaaATATGTGATTTGTtcgtggaactctttgtttgtatcatgatgttattctaaattgatccctGATCATATAAcatttgtgatgatttatacaTATGATTGATGATTATGTTTCACGGATAATAGATATAAAGATACCGAATCAATAATGTTAACATTTATACcagagaacatgatgttagatAGACTCACCTTGCGATACTATTgtgattattatttatgatgtgacatcagttgttatcttaaATGATGTACATATAAGATCCTTAGATCTGAGATCATTATTGATTCCTaaaatgtgtagtgacatactttggttGTCAAACGCTAcaccgtaactgggtagtcataaatatagtttttatgtTTGCCATGAAACAGATCGATGGGTGtaagcgatcaagatgaaaattTTCCCTTCTTAATAACGAGAGAGATACCTTTGAGCCCCTCAATATCTTTTGATAAGGAAGTGTATtgtcatgccaatatgattaaagagttaatcatgatttTGATAATCCACaacttgattgagtgaatggtgaAGCTATAAGAAAGGATGTTACATATCTtgtcttgagcttgactgatatcgtgAAGCAAAGGGattagtgcatgtgtatatcaaggttcatcCGATATGACATTTATGTATACTTGaaagtcaacatgtcctgctagggaccgctattaaTTTCGGTTCGGAAATAATTTTCGAGTCGTAGCCAtatgtacatgaacctaacgagtCACATATTTaataggttggaacaaaacatacggttttgattcgtatatgggtttaattggattgtgatccataaaGAATTAGAGTTCTAAAGGGCTTTCAACATAAGAGCATATTAGTGAACTCTATATAAGAAGAGGCGTGGGGTGGGGCGTGCAGAGGAGAGCCACTCTGAAACTCTAGCCACAACCCTCCACATgatcttctaaaaccctagccgcgttcgtggtgctagcacaccagcgCACAACGATCTTACCCAGTACGtatggataccatagaggcgatACTGCTATTGCGGCTCTAATCTCCTCGGCGTGAAGATTTTGATGTTGCTGCTCGGCTGGTCGAGGACTCGTTGgctggtcgacatacctgctcggTGCTTGTCACAAAGCATGACACGACCActcggaactggtcgaggaacaCGACGCAACCACTCAGAATTGGTCGAGAACTCGGCATACCTGctcagaactggtcgaggaactagccgaggagcacgaccatctgTGTGGAGCTGGTTGTGGAGCTGGTTgcggagttggttgaggagccATTTGAGGAGGTTGACGCGTATAACGTTAGATCgatctactctaactcttcttccgttATATTAGGCTtcaagtggtaatgatctatgatctctaAGTAACATGGTTTTCTGGTCGAATGtgatagaatttttttgttttatgctAGTGTAGTCTACCCATTCCCTAACACAAAGGTACGGTGGAAGCAAAGTTTTGAACACTTTTACAGTATGTATGTACGTACTTATCTCGAATGTTCTCAGAACTTTTCTGGCAGCCTGATTTGTGCCCGATTCACAGTCATGTGGTTCTTTTCGAGGTTAGGATTTTTGTTGGGGTTTGGACCTAGTGTTCACCGTGTCCCTAGCTTTAGAGAGAAGGCCGGAGAGGAAGGTCGGCCTGCAGTGGCGGTGGGACATTTCCAACCATGACGACAGAGGCACGAGCGGTTGGGGCAAGGGTGACATAAGGATGGCCTATCGAAGATGAGTTAGTGTGGCAGTGGGCAGTGGGTGTGGATCAAGTAGTGAGAGCTGTCAGAGACTGGTGAAGAGAGGGCAACATATGAACCAAGTTCATTGACGGGAGAGGGTtgggggaggaggaaggaggagctTTGAAGTGGAAACATGTGGGCAATTAGATGTCTATCCAACGGCCACAAAAACGAGTGAGGTGAGGGAAACAGGCAAGTAACAGGTAGCCGCTCTCCCCACCCTGCTGCTAGAACCACGTTTCTTGTAACTTGGAGGACTTTTATGTATTTCATCAGTAACCTAGCTCATtgttggataattttttttaatacaaaacTACACTGGTGATTTTAGTTGGTTAACACCCGTACCGTCTAACCGCTGTACCGTTGTGTGCCATGTGTACGTACCGGCACAAGCTAGATTACATACAGAATTTGAATAACTTGCCAATTCTCGTAGAGAAAAGAAACAGAGTGTGGATTCGAACCCATAAACTTCAACATCAAAGTACAGTACCAGGTCGAATATAGTCAATAGAACTAGGCAGGAACTAAAACCTATGCCTGTTTAGGTATGATTTATGCAACATTTCCCAGGAACCAAGTCTCAGCAAACAAGTGAAGAGTAGTTGGCTCTTGTGTACCAAACACTGGTACAAACCATCACACTTGCACCATTTTTATAGCCGCTGAAGCTACCCCTCATTTTCCAATTCCAGTCACCAAATTGAACTCACATTGATTCCTGGAATCACATCTCACAGCATATATAATATGCATCTCAAGTTTCCCAAGAAGCAATCTATTTCCAATGTCATGGTTGCTTGAGCCAGCCTTGCATTTGCATGTTCAGTCAGTTGCACTTGCAAAACTTGTACATATATAGGGATTGCATGCTAGGTAGTTTAAGAAGCATCAGACTGTGAGAGTCACACGCTCACATACAGCTACCTGCCACTGCTTCATTCAAGATGAGGTTCAGACATTTGTGTCTCACAGTTGTGCTTTCATCCATTGCCATCTCTTGTTGCAGAGGTAAGCTAGCTTCACTTCACTCCCATTCTTGTGCGGTACTGGCatgaagcatgcatgcatggcttgtTCAGCACCTGCTGTCTTTCGTCGAATCTCTTACTTCAGGTTAAAATTTCAATTTAAATTTCATTTTAAACAAGTTTAAGCTTTGCTGAAAAGAAGGAAGGCAGCTTGTGAGGTTTTTCAGATATGTTAAGGACTTCCAAAGTTGGCCATCATTCGCCTGGTGCTCACACTTGGCATTGATAATTTGTTGAACACTTTTGTTGTTTCTTTATTTGAACAATGcaggacaaggaggaggaggagctggtggTGCTGGTGAAGGGGGAGCAGCAGGTGGTGCTTTAGTGCCAGGAACACAAGATGCCATCCAGATTGTGGCACAGGCTGCTCTCTGCTTTGACAATAGACAGGTAATGACTCTCTTCCCCGCATTCCTAGCTAAACTCTTCAGAAGAACTACTCTCTGTAATATAACCAAAGATTGTTGATGACCAAAACATCACAGTGACTGCACATATGCATCAATCATGATTAGCACTGATCTTGATTTTTGATGCGATATCGAGAATCTCATCGACTGTACAttttaattctttttctacAATCTCTCTTCTAAATTCAGAAAATGTGTGCTCTTAAGTTATTTTTTTCAGTTTCCAGTAAAGCATCAAGCTGATATAACATTATTGCAAAAAGCAAAAGTTTTCTATCTCCAAAAGCAAGCAAATCCGAGTCCCTAACTACCTATACATCATTAAACCATTTTACTTTGGGCTGACACTAAGATAATTTGTAATTGCAATTTAACTTCTGAATGTTCTATAATTTGTCCCATCAACAATATactgaagaaagaaaaaaatgttgcatGGTAGGTGATAAACGGGTGCCTCCAAGCAATGGGCATCAACATCAACGGTAATGGCAACAGCAACGGCAATGGTAACAGCAATAGCAACAGCAACGGCAACGGTAATGGCAACGGGTCGACCAGCACGGCGGCGCCGCCAGAGCTGGCGCCGGCCCCGGGGACATCAGCAGCGACGGCGGCAAGCGCAAACAACGGGTCGATGGCGAGCATGTGCCAGGGGCCGTGCTTCGGGCAGATGATGCTGATTATGAACTGCGTGAATGGCATCCTGGGCAACATCCAGGGCTACAGCCCCGGCCTCATGCAGGGCGTCCAAGCCATCTTCCAGATGTCCTGCGGCAACGTTGGCAACGGccagggcggcggcggtgctggtggtgggggtGCAGGCGGTGCAGGCAGTGGTGGAGCCACCGGCGGCGGTACAGGCAGTGGTGGAGGTAACGGCGGCGGTGGAAGTACGGCCAGTGCTGCAGGCGGTGCTGCTACTGGCGGAAATGGAGCTACGACAGTTTCTCCTATTGGGGGTAAGAACGTCATTTTTTCGAGCATAAGCTTGGTTCTCAGTTCTATTTACTAACCGTTGCAATTCAATCATATGAAGTTGgtcaaaataaaaatttcaCGTGAAATAGATCAATTCTTATAAGATCCAAGAAAATTCGATGTGCGTGAAATTTCCTTGAACGGGTCTAATCTTTTGACTGGACTGATTTGCCAAGATCCATGAAATTGTCGACATTTTCAGTTTTTATATTATAGAAAAGTTGTGGTTAGGTGCTATTTCCACGTGTGCACTGCACATAGAGTACAAGTCATCTGACATTTGCCTTGATGTGCACCTGCAGGCTCACACGTGGCGGTAAGCAATCCAGGTGAGCCAACCAGCAGCGCGGATGGGCCCACGGCCAGCCTCAAGAGCGGCTTTCCCACAGTGCTAGTAACATGGACTTGTTTTTGGCTACTGCTGTTCTAGCTTTGGCAAATCTAGTGATGCGAGAGCCATGCAAACGTTGCAAGaagctctgttttttttttctttttctagataACATAGTCATTTCTGTAAAGATTCTATGTAAAGGCAATATGTGATTCTGTTTGAATAATATGATACTGTGTCCATGTAAAAAATAAGAGATCCCCTGTTTATAAGCTCATATCAGCAACAGCTCATTGGCAGTAGATATTATCAAAAGTTGACTCCAGCACACACGTCTAGCAGAGCTCGCATGACCAGTCCTCCGATCGCGGAAGGAAACCCTACGATCAACCCTTGCTGGTCGTGGGGCAGGTATTCACTAAACTagtctaatctcatttaatgttacttactcaagtatttttctttcccAAACATCTCCTTTTGACGAGCAAAGTCGTGGCCGGTATAGTGATACAGTGACCCCTCCTATAGCAATCAATGCTACAAGATGGCTCTGCAGACGGGTGTGACGGTCTCGCAAGTGGGCGTGATGGCGCACGGCTGATGGGACATGACGTGCAAGACGAACAGGCGGACTAGGCATGCCCACTCTCTGTAATGGTGGCCTCGTGGTAGGGTTTTCGACAAGAATGAGACTGCTATGGTTCTAACTTGTATTGTTTGTATGTATGCCTCTCCTCCTAAGGAGGGAGGACCAGACTTGTAAGGGACGAAACTCTTTCTGTAACCAAGTTGATCcccatcataagaaaatacacaagacGCACGACTATTATCCTACAGGAGACATGAACCCGGACAACTCCTtattttcttgagttcatcatccaCACACACCCATAGAAAACGTTGATCACGCCCCCATCGACTGGTATACCATAGACACATTATCAAGGATTAGCCCTCGACAGTTGGTGCGTCAGGTAGGAGGACGTATTTTCACGTTTCAGTAAGTGTTGATAACctgattgggctacccatggccggaTCCAAAACGACTATTGAGTCCCATTCCAAGGACCCTGAACGCCACGAGGTGTTTATCATAGGAtatgacccagatgagcccggtGTGCTCCAAGCTTGATATACCAAAATGTAGTTGTGGACTCCAAAACCCAACGAGAAGTCTGTATGGCAGCCCATGCAACGGGAAACAGCGGAGGTTCTCGTCCCCCAGCACCAGCGATAACCCCCAGGCCATACTCCTAGAGGGAAACCCGCCCGACACCGAGCAAGGAGGCGCTCCGATATGGCCATAGCAACTACAGTATTGCCCAGAGCAGTCCTTGATGGCATCATCGCCTAGGTCTTCATGTCATGTGAATGCCGGGGGCTTCCTCCCTCACGATATTTCACTGCTTCATGATCAGTAGCTTGCTTCGAGGCCATGATGCTCGCACAAAACTTGTAGACCATATGGATTCTTCTTAGTCACCTACCGGTGGCAATACAAGAGGGTTCACCGGTGGCACCATGGTTGTGCGACCTCGCTCTCATGGCAGAAACCGCATGATGCAAAGTCATGGTGGTAAAGACCGCACCCATTTCCAGGACTGGTCACGTTCACAATCGCCAGGAATCACAACAGGGGCCCATTGTAGGACAAATCTCATGCCCCCACTGTGATGGGGGTGCTATAAGAATCCCATTGCATTAGGATAGCCAATCCCCTGACTTGTGTGACTCTCTTTGCCAACATGACCTTTGCAGCGTGATCAAGGGCCAGAGGGTCAATGAGAGCAGGAGGACCATGCCTAGCAAGGGTAGGACAAGGGCAAGCGGCCCTACCGCTCGTCTCCCCCTCGTAGAGAGGCGTTGCATTCTTCCATCCCGTCGCCAGGACCTCATGACCGTCGTCTCTCTCCTTGAGCATGTGTAGCCACCCATTAGCCAGAGGATCTCTGTTACGGGATAGGGTGCAACGCCTTATCGACCCAGTTGTGAGAGGTGTGCTGGCCGGACAAGTTTCAGCCAGTCATAGATGAAAAGTATGATAGCTCTTCTAACAAGAGCAATTCTTACAAATCTACACAACCATAGTGCAGACCGCAGGTGGCAACAGGAAAGTCATGGCAAACTATTTCTTGATCGCTCAGCCCagtcctggcttatgaacctctCTCGCATATCGGTTCACTCATGGGAGGACTTGTGCGATCAGTTTATCACCAACTTTCAAGGGACCTACGTCCGACCAGGGTTCAAGGATGACATGTACCAAATCAGGCAGCGATAGAATGAGTCGATCGAGACTTCATCCGGTGTTTCACTGAACGCTGAAACACCATTCCAAAGATAATGGGTGAATCCATGGTCATCGCATTCCAAAGGAGGGTTAGAGACTAGAAGATGGTCGAAAGCTGGCCACCAAGCAAGTCCAGAGCACCATCGAGCTCATTGAGCTTGCAGACAAGTGTGCTCAAGCCGTTGAGGCTCGAAAGCACCAGACAAGCATGAAGCCATAGCCAACCTCTAACCAACCCGCCTATTCCAAAGGGGTCAgccggaaggagaaaaagaagaacaagtgtAAGGCAGAACCACCTAAGGTCGTGGCGGTTGAGAAAACTAGCCAACCACTCTGACACTTCAAGAAAAAGGATGGAAAGAAGGGCAGAGGCTATTGCCCCATCCATTGTACAAATGCCCACAACCCGACCAGGTGCAAGGTCGTGTGGGGCATCATCGATAAGGAGCTTTGGGAGCGCAAACCTAGGCGTGACAACGATAGCGGGAATGAGGCTTATCCCAACCAGTCGATGCTAGGGTTCCAGCAGGCTgaccacatggtccaccacatcttcggAGGTGCTGTAATGTATTCATCAAATAGGGAGTACAAGTCGGTGGTTCGCAAGGTGTGGATGACCAAGTAGGGCCTAAGCTCTCGTCTGAAGTGGTTAGAGGTACCCCTCACCTTCATCCAGGCAGACCACCCTGCGTACTTCAAGtgccctggtcgctaccccattGTTGTCGAACCCACGTACAAAACATCCTACCGGGTCAcgtactggtcgatggagggagctccattaACCTCCACTTCGCTGATGCACTAGACGCCCTGTAGATTCCAAGGAGTGCATTGAGGCCATCTCTTTCCTTCTTCGGAATTGCCCCTAACTCCTCAACTAAACCGTTAGGGCAAATCGAGTTGCCCGTCACTTTCGGCTCTTCGAATAACTTCAGGATCGAAAGGGTCCTGTTCGATGTGGCAGACTTCGAGATCGCTTATAACGTGATCCTAGGGTGACCCACAATGGCCTAGTTAATGGTTGTTGACCACTACGCATACCAAGCAATCAAGTCCCTGGTCCGATGGGGGCAATCACTATTTTTAGCAATACAAAGATGGCCCTGCActacgacaagaggagccttgacATGGTCAAGCTGACCTTTGGGTCACAGCTCGAGGATGCCAGGCCTAGTGGTTGCCTGATGAAAGTCCACGTTGTCGCTAGCCCAGACGATCAGGTCAATGTAATTTTCCTAAATGACGTCTATCCATCCAGTATGGTTCAGATAGGGGCCAGTCTGGACCCTAAATAGGAGctcatgctcatcactttcctttgGGCGAACACAAACATTTTTTTCATGAAGTCCGTCTAATATGCCTAGTGTCcctagggatgtgatcgagcacaagttttTTGTACGAATGGATACGCGACTAGTAAAGAAGAAGACATGTCAATTCTCCACCGACCAAAATGAAGCGCTTCGAGAGGAGATCAACAAGCTTTTGGAAGTAGGCTACATCTATGAGGTACAATATCCGGGATGGCTGGCTAAGCCAGTCATGGTCCAaaaacacaatggtaagtggaggatgtgcgtcgacttcataGACCTCAACAAGGGATGCCTGAAAGATCTCTTCCTTCTACCCTGgatcgacca
This genomic interval carries:
- the LOC133885229 gene encoding cell wall protein IFF6-like isoform X2; amino-acid sequence: MRFRHLCLTVVLSSIAISCCRGQGGGGAGGAGEGGAAGGALVPGTQDAIQIVAQAALCFDNRQVINGCLQAMGININGNGNSNGNGNGNGSTSTAAPPELAPAPGTSAATAASANNGSMASMCQGPCFGQMMLIMNCVNGILGNIQGYSPGLMQGVQAIFQMSCGNVGNGQGGGGAGGGGAGGAGSGGATGGGTGSGGGNGGGGSTASAAGGAATGGNGATTVSPIGGSHVAVSNPGEPTSSADGPTASLKSGFPTVLVTWTCFWLLLF
- the LOC133885229 gene encoding cell wall protein IFF6-like isoform X1, with protein sequence MRFRHLCLTVVLSSIAISCCRGQGGGGAGGAGEGGAAGGALVPGTQDAIQIVAQAALCFDNRQVINGCLQAMGININGNGNSNGNGNSNSNSNGNGNGNGSTSTAAPPELAPAPGTSAATAASANNGSMASMCQGPCFGQMMLIMNCVNGILGNIQGYSPGLMQGVQAIFQMSCGNVGNGQGGGGAGGGGAGGAGSGGATGGGTGSGGGNGGGGSTASAAGGAATGGNGATTVSPIGGSHVAVSNPGEPTSSADGPTASLKSGFPTVLVTWTCFWLLLF